The Xiphophorus couchianus chromosome 14, X_couchianus-1.0, whole genome shotgun sequence genome includes a region encoding these proteins:
- the cnpy3 gene encoding protein canopy homolog 3, translated as MMFAVYWSALAVISSVGAAKTDGDDDWVHLPNRCEVCKFVSIEMKSAFEETGKTKAVIESNYNFIDGKGAPPVKYVKSDLRFIEVVENVCQRLLEYNLHKERSGSNRFAKGMSETFSTLHGLVHKGVKVVMDIPYELWNETSAEISDLKKQCDVMVEEYEDVIEDWYKGNQEEDLTSYLCEKHVLKGGDKACLNENWTPKKKGDQAAIAEDKKKKKKKGGKKGGEKGDGSSDGEKTTKKKKKEKKVKKKKKSKAPVEKSDGGQTSDEEIQPQVPLSGQKTEL; from the exons ATGATGTTCGCGGTTTACTGGTCGGCTCTGGCCGTAATTTCGTCGGTTGGAGCAGCTAAAACGGACGGAGACGATGATTGGGTTCATCTTCCAAACAGATGTGAAG TCTGTAAGTTCGTCAGCATCGAGATGAAGTCGGCCTTCGAAGAGACGGGCAAGACGAAGGCCGTCATCGAGAGCAACTACAACTTCATAGACGGGAAGGGAGCGCCGCCGGTTAAATACGTCAAGTC AGATCTGCGATTCATCGAGGTTGTGGAGAACGTGTGCCAGAGGCTGCTGGAGTACAACCTGCACAAAGAGAGGAGCGGCAGCAACCGCTTCGCCAAG ggcaTGTCAGAGACGTTCTCCACCCTTCATGGCCTGGTGCACAAGGGAGTGAAGGTGGTGATGGATATTCCCTATGAGCTTTGGAACGAGACGTCTGCTGAAATCTCCGACCTCAAGAAAcag tGTGATGTGATGGTGGAAGAGTACGAGGATGTGATTGAAGACTGGTACAAAGGGAACCAGGAGGAAGACCTGACCTCTTACCTGTGTGAGAAACACGTCCTGAAAGGAGGAGACAAAG CCTGCCTGAATGAGAACTGGACTCCAAAGAAGAAAGGAGACCAGGCAGCTATTGCAgaggacaagaagaagaaaaagaagaagggaGGCAAGAAAGGAGGAGAGAAGGGAGACGGAAGCTCAGACGGAGAGAAGACgaccaagaagaaaaaaaaggagaagaaagtgaagaagaagaaaaagagcaaagcTCCGGTGGAGAAGTCGGACGGAGGGCAGACGTCGGATGAGGAGATCCAGCCTCAGGTGCCTCTTTCTGGGCAGAAAACGGAGCTGTGA